From the genome of Candidatus Electrothrix communis, one region includes:
- a CDS encoding glycosyltransferase family 4 protein — protein sequence MKLLDYINLCYIWISSYPRLRKIWSHQVQQNTGQPVRVNYGFDRVPGPSEHVFGGLVKLQDLNNAFPHYTTHPNILYLVSSALPYFPVRLALMAQRAGAKIVVNQNGVAYPAWFGDGWERENRSMARLHSMADYVFYQSEFCCLSAERFLGERPALPSEILYNPVDTEIFSPNLDNTSAKDNIILLLSGSHWTRYRVNTALETLQKVRVHNQQISLKIAGRFCWCDEEQALSEVTEYAHQLGISDHVFVSGSYTQEQAPVLLNSCSILLHTKYNDPCPRLVVEAMACGLPIVYSATGGVPELVGEEGGVGVPGLLDWEKDHPPDADSLSEAVLQVVRDLPKYSVAARQRAVSLLDRKGWIRRHCEVFASLV from the coding sequence TTGAAACTACTTGATTATATTAACCTCTGCTATATTTGGATCAGTTCTTATCCACGCCTGCGTAAAATTTGGAGCCATCAGGTTCAACAGAATACAGGGCAGCCTGTTCGAGTTAATTATGGATTTGATCGTGTACCGGGGCCAAGTGAACATGTTTTTGGCGGCTTGGTAAAGCTCCAGGATTTGAATAACGCATTTCCCCATTATACAACCCATCCCAATATCCTTTACTTGGTTTCTAGTGCTCTTCCATATTTTCCGGTTCGTTTGGCTTTGATGGCTCAAAGGGCTGGTGCAAAAATCGTGGTTAATCAAAATGGAGTCGCCTATCCTGCTTGGTTCGGAGACGGATGGGAACGCGAGAATCGTTCTATGGCTCGTCTGCATAGCATGGCTGATTATGTCTTTTATCAGAGTGAATTTTGTTGTCTTTCTGCTGAGCGTTTTCTTGGCGAACGTCCTGCGCTTCCGTCGGAGATCCTCTATAACCCGGTGGACACCGAGATTTTCTCACCAAATCTTGATAATACATCCGCCAAAGACAATATTATCCTGCTGTTATCTGGAAGTCACTGGACCAGATATCGGGTGAATACGGCTTTGGAAACCCTGCAAAAGGTTCGAGTGCATAATCAACAGATTTCTTTAAAGATAGCTGGGCGATTCTGCTGGTGCGATGAGGAGCAGGCTTTAAGCGAAGTAACAGAGTATGCCCACCAGCTAGGAATCAGCGATCACGTCTTTGTCAGTGGATCTTATACTCAGGAGCAGGCACCGGTTTTGTTAAACAGCTGTTCCATTCTATTGCATACCAAGTATAATGACCCTTGCCCGAGGTTGGTAGTTGAAGCCATGGCCTGTGGATTGCCTATTGTTTACTCGGCAACCGGAGGAGTGCCGGAATTAGTCGGTGAGGAGGGGGGCGTTGGCGTACCTGGTCTCTTGGATTGGGAAAAGGATCATCCGCCGGACGCAGATTCACTTTCCGAAGCTGTCTTGCAGGTTGTTCGGGATTTACCGAAATACAGTGTAGCTGCCAGGCAGCGGGCTGTCAGTTTACTTGACCGGAAGGGTTGGATAAGGAGGCATTGTGAAGTTTTTGCTAGCTTGGTCTGA
- a CDS encoding acyltransferase: MGIRVDGKMMFKQHVHVKREGVRALEPLHGIRGFAVLLVLLSHASNDKVLLFEQVNLSGAGHYGVFLFFALSAFLLTRQFLELDDEQQCSASALQHYFLRRILRIYPLFILALGTYFMLYKAGVLIVPLSLQMILKSLLLLDAEGFFWTIPVEFQYYFLLPLIAFFLARQSNYYHLLFGSVVFCTGWHFLFPPEYTVHVLPFLPVFFLGSVTAKVYKLIEEKRKKDKDTCTDQRQRLCNLLSCMMIISFFFLVPNVLKKLFGSWAGQLDIQHQFILFGLLSSGLILTTLLGNGIIRRLMENSFFTFWGKVSFSAYLGHKIILSFVNEFEQVSPQIQFVLFFSATAFFSYLSYKYVERPLAGIYPLWKKLKV, from the coding sequence ATGGGTATTCGTGTTGATGGGAAAATGATGTTTAAGCAGCATGTTCATGTGAAGAGGGAAGGGGTAAGGGCGCTAGAACCGTTACATGGTATTCGAGGATTTGCGGTTCTTCTTGTCCTCCTGTCCCATGCTTCAAATGACAAGGTGCTGTTGTTTGAGCAGGTTAACTTGAGTGGAGCTGGTCATTACGGAGTTTTTCTTTTTTTTGCTTTAAGTGCATTTTTATTAACGCGACAGTTCTTGGAATTGGACGATGAACAGCAGTGTAGCGCATCTGCTTTGCAGCATTATTTTCTTCGGCGTATCCTGAGGATCTATCCGCTCTTTATTCTCGCGTTAGGGACATACTTTATGCTGTATAAAGCAGGGGTTCTTATCGTCCCTCTTTCTTTACAGATGATTTTGAAGAGCTTACTGCTCTTGGATGCAGAAGGCTTTTTTTGGACTATTCCTGTTGAATTTCAATATTATTTTCTTCTTCCCTTGATAGCCTTTTTTCTTGCTCGACAATCGAATTATTATCATCTACTCTTTGGTAGTGTTGTTTTTTGTACAGGTTGGCATTTCCTTTTTCCTCCTGAATACACGGTTCACGTTCTCCCCTTTTTACCGGTGTTTTTTTTGGGATCAGTAACAGCAAAAGTGTACAAACTGATAGAGGAGAAAAGAAAAAAAGATAAAGATACATGTACTGATCAGCGACAGCGTTTGTGTAATTTATTGTCATGTATGATGATTATATCGTTCTTTTTTCTTGTTCCAAATGTACTCAAGAAATTATTCGGTTCGTGGGCAGGTCAACTGGATATTCAGCATCAGTTTATTCTCTTTGGTTTACTGAGTAGTGGCCTGATCCTGACGACGCTTCTAGGTAACGGAATTATACGACGTTTGATGGAAAACTCATTTTTTACTTTCTGGGGAAAAGTGAGCTTCAGTGCTTATTTGGGGCATAAGATAATTTTATCATTTGTCAATGAATTTGAACAGGTATCGCCTCAAATTCAATTTGTCCTCTTTTTTTCTGCAACTGCTTTTTTTTCTTATTTGTCGTACAAATATGTGGAAAGGCCCTTGGCTGGGATTTATCCCTTATGGAAGAAGTTAAAGGTTTAA
- a CDS encoding glycosyltransferase family 2 protein, translated as MNPSRSQEIKFIGQSSCFNAAKPLELSVLLPTFNRADALLRTLQGLEQQTVDKGVYEVIIVDDGSDDNTPEVLKQFAEQTSLRLSYALLKKNGGPARARNIGLSMIRGKAVFITGDDIEPSETLVGRHLQFHREHPTTQDALLGYVSFPDALQPNVFMRWLATDGKAYFFNYADLTPGKEAGPIFFYTCNVSVKTALLEQSGWFDESFAYASHEDLELGYRLAEQGMRLMYDPAAEGLHWHMLTVPGITRRVYLMGYSARLFWSKVNQQDGLLKQGLRRLLALFCSAPWGIWGWNWLRRQEYSAQRIYPFQWRILLFLSFFIGLADGYRERDIRV; from the coding sequence ATGAACCCGAGCAGGAGCCAGGAGATAAAATTCATTGGTCAGAGTAGCTGCTTTAATGCCGCTAAGCCTCTGGAACTCTCTGTCCTTTTGCCCACCTTTAATCGGGCAGATGCCCTTCTTCGGACCCTACAGGGGCTTGAGCAACAGACAGTGGACAAGGGCGTATATGAGGTCATTATTGTAGATGACGGCTCGGACGACAACACCCCAGAGGTTCTGAAGCAGTTTGCCGAGCAGACAAGCCTGCGGTTATCTTATGCTCTTCTCAAGAAAAATGGCGGTCCGGCCAGAGCCCGGAATATCGGCCTGTCCATGATTCGCGGGAAAGCGGTGTTCATCACAGGAGATGATATTGAGCCCAGCGAGACCTTGGTGGGACGGCATCTCCAGTTTCATCGGGAACATCCGACAACACAGGATGCATTACTGGGTTATGTGTCCTTTCCTGATGCTCTGCAACCCAACGTGTTTATGCGTTGGCTGGCCACAGACGGTAAGGCCTATTTTTTTAATTACGCAGACCTGACTCCGGGCAAAGAGGCTGGGCCGATATTTTTCTATACCTGTAATGTCTCGGTCAAAACTGCGCTGCTGGAGCAAAGCGGCTGGTTTGACGAGTCATTTGCCTATGCCTCCCACGAAGATCTTGAGCTGGGATATCGGCTTGCTGAGCAGGGGATGCGTTTGATGTACGATCCTGCTGCTGAAGGCCTTCACTGGCATATGCTCACGGTACCAGGGATTACCCGGCGAGTGTACCTGATGGGGTATTCTGCCAGATTGTTCTGGAGCAAAGTGAACCAGCAGGACGGTTTGCTCAAACAAGGTCTGCGCAGGTTGCTGGCCCTGTTTTGTTCTGCACCTTGGGGAATATGGGGCTGGAATTGGTTACGAAGACAAGAGTATTCGGCACAGAGAATCTACCCTTTTCAATGGCGGATTCTCCTTTTTCTCAGCTTTTTTATTGGATTGGCTGATGGATATCGCGAGCGCGACATTCGAGTATAA
- a CDS encoding glycosyltransferase, whose translation MSSRLYFLPEIYNNRPGSQTIHAFNRSLAKTGVVAVPHHQSEYVTNLARLADDKGWGKNFFQRKGRAYIVAMMWPKTARLLPISCWAEVIPLCFDCWPQDYELWENIFRRFRVKTAFFTARQSAEYFQQKITAMHCFWLPEAADPTEYSSDIPLKDRKVDVLELGRRSEEYHKAITDALKECSYTHLYVQGKERMFSTREQLMETWRHTRISVCFPKAVTDLERSGGMETVTFRYFESMSSKCLMVGHCPQELQDIFGYNPVIEVDRTDYSGQLLSVLADIEQEEYQELVDRNYQQMLKVGSWDARVQDMLALLRVRGYYLETT comes from the coding sequence GTGAGTTCCCGGTTATACTTTCTTCCTGAAATATATAATAATCGACCGGGATCACAAACCATACATGCCTTTAACAGAAGTTTAGCCAAGACCGGTGTCGTGGCCGTGCCGCATCATCAGTCGGAGTATGTAACGAATCTTGCTCGACTCGCTGATGATAAGGGATGGGGGAAAAATTTTTTCCAGCGGAAAGGCCGGGCGTATATCGTTGCCATGATGTGGCCGAAGACAGCGCGGTTGCTTCCCATTTCCTGCTGGGCTGAGGTCATCCCGCTTTGCTTTGACTGCTGGCCGCAGGACTATGAGCTATGGGAGAATATTTTTCGTAGATTCAGGGTGAAAACGGCGTTTTTCACCGCTCGACAATCCGCTGAATACTTTCAGCAAAAAATAACGGCAATGCATTGCTTCTGGCTTCCTGAGGCTGCCGATCCTACTGAATATTCATCTGATATCCCCTTGAAGGACAGGAAGGTAGATGTTCTTGAACTTGGGCGTAGATCAGAAGAATATCACAAGGCTATTACTGATGCGTTAAAGGAATGTAGCTATACCCATTTATATGTTCAGGGGAAAGAGCGCATGTTTTCCACCCGAGAACAACTCATGGAAACTTGGCGGCACACGAGGATATCCGTCTGTTTCCCTAAGGCGGTAACTGATCTGGAGAGATCCGGCGGCATGGAGACGGTAACCTTCCGCTATTTTGAATCAATGTCCTCAAAATGTCTGATGGTCGGGCATTGCCCGCAGGAGTTGCAGGACATCTTTGGCTATAATCCGGTGATAGAAGTAGATCGAACAGATTATTCAGGTCAGCTTCTCAGCGTGTTAGCGGACATCGAACAGGAAGAATATCAGGAACTGGTGGACAGAAATTATCAGCAGATGCTCAAGGTTGGATCTTGGGATGCACGGGTACAGGATATGTTAGCTCTGTTGAGGGTGAGAGGGTATTATCTTGAAACTACTTGA
- a CDS encoding acyltransferase family protein — MKTGLSHPKYRPDIDGLRAIAVLAVVIFHAAPSRMPGGFLGVDIFFVISGFLISTIIFENLEHKRFSFLEFYSRRIRRIFPALLLVLISVFAVGWFSLLADEFAELGKHIIGGAGFVANILFWRESGYFDTASHTKPFLHLWSLGIEEQFYIVWPLLLWFAWKRRQHVFLLIIGLAVLSFALNMWEMQDDAAAAFYLPQTRFWELLAGAILAYIRLYPQNLFVGLRAKIDSAARRVFSGKSPASAGAAAAVSLLHNVQSFTGAVLLVAGLMAINQEMPFPGWRALVPVTGAVCIIAAGPQAWFNRRVLSHRLLVWFGLISYPLYLWHWPLLSFARIIHCETPSRWTRITAVSLSVLLAWLTYKFIERPLRFGGHRRGKTIVLVLTMCAVAVLGVFISTQDGIPLRHVVQTNPNKGTGWGGGISEKLVTRECGITSQEDKALFAFCVQDVRQPSRFALLGDSKAASLYQGLIRTSGKDGRWLFIGGNGANGAPVPLLSESIVYKDYQKLARMAVKAIAENPSIETVVLVTAARAIFHLKPRLLLEDLPEKGTKLYPLAVEALRATTDKLIAAGKKVVLLVDNPTLPDPRDCLGRKTALPFLNDILAQKTNQQCHLPLDKHIALSKIYRELLQEVASGSPEAIKIFDTTKYMCDLERGVCDPYKDGRLLYSYSDHISDYAGGLIGKDLNVFLLDHVAP, encoded by the coding sequence ATGAAGACCGGGTTAAGCCACCCAAAATATCGTCCTGACATTGACGGATTACGTGCAATAGCTGTTTTGGCGGTTGTTATTTTTCATGCTGCGCCGTCCCGAATGCCGGGAGGGTTTCTTGGCGTTGATATCTTTTTTGTTATTTCAGGTTTTCTTATCTCGACAATTATTTTTGAAAACCTGGAACATAAGCGTTTCAGTTTTTTGGAATTCTACAGCCGCCGTATCAGGCGTATCTTTCCGGCCTTGCTGTTGGTATTGATATCCGTTTTTGCTGTTGGGTGGTTCTCGTTACTTGCTGATGAATTTGCCGAGCTGGGAAAACATATCATCGGAGGAGCAGGCTTTGTCGCAAATATTCTCTTCTGGCGGGAAAGCGGGTATTTTGATACGGCCAGCCATACAAAACCGTTCTTGCATCTCTGGTCGCTGGGTATTGAGGAGCAGTTTTACATCGTTTGGCCTCTGCTGCTTTGGTTTGCCTGGAAGCGGCGTCAGCATGTCTTTCTCCTGATTATTGGGCTCGCAGTTCTTTCCTTTGCCTTGAATATGTGGGAAATGCAGGATGATGCTGCCGCAGCCTTTTACTTACCTCAGACCCGTTTTTGGGAATTGCTGGCAGGGGCAATTTTGGCCTACATCCGCCTTTATCCACAAAATCTTTTCGTCGGATTAAGAGCAAAGATTGACAGCGCAGCAAGAAGAGTTTTTTCTGGAAAAAGTCCTGCCTCAGCCGGGGCAGCTGCGGCTGTTTCTCTATTACACAATGTGCAATCGTTCACCGGAGCTGTTCTGCTGGTTGCTGGCCTGATGGCCATTAATCAAGAAATGCCTTTTCCCGGATGGAGGGCCTTAGTCCCTGTGACAGGGGCTGTCTGTATCATTGCGGCAGGCCCGCAGGCTTGGTTCAACCGCAGAGTTCTGTCACATCGTCTCCTGGTATGGTTTGGCTTGATCAGCTATCCTCTGTATTTATGGCATTGGCCGCTCCTGTCCTTTGCTCGCATTATCCATTGCGAAACACCATCACGATGGACACGGATCACGGCCGTTAGCCTCTCTGTTCTCCTTGCCTGGTTGACCTATAAATTTATCGAACGTCCTCTTCGTTTCGGCGGGCACAGGAGGGGAAAAACGATTGTATTGGTACTCACCATGTGTGCTGTCGCCGTTCTTGGTGTCTTTATCTCTACACAAGACGGCATACCCCTTCGTCATGTTGTGCAGACAAACCCGAATAAGGGGACTGGCTGGGGCGGGGGAATTTCGGAAAAACTCGTAACCCGCGAATGCGGAATAACCTCTCAGGAAGACAAAGCGCTTTTTGCCTTTTGTGTACAGGATGTCCGGCAACCGTCTCGGTTTGCCCTGCTTGGCGATAGTAAAGCAGCCTCCCTGTATCAGGGCCTGATACGAACATCAGGTAAAGACGGGCGATGGTTGTTCATCGGGGGAAACGGAGCAAACGGTGCGCCTGTTCCCTTGCTCTCTGAAAGCATTGTCTATAAAGATTACCAAAAGTTGGCTCGTATGGCAGTGAAGGCCATTGCGGAAAATCCGAGTATCGAGACTGTTGTTCTGGTTACTGCGGCACGGGCGATATTTCATCTCAAGCCTCGTCTGCTTCTTGAGGATCTGCCTGAGAAGGGGACAAAATTATATCCCTTGGCCGTGGAGGCTCTCAGGGCAACAACGGATAAACTGATAGCGGCAGGGAAAAAAGTGGTTCTTCTTGTTGATAATCCGACGCTGCCTGATCCGAGGGATTGCCTCGGCAGGAAAACAGCACTGCCTTTTTTGAATGATATTTTGGCGCAAAAAACAAATCAACAATGCCATCTGCCGCTTGATAAGCATATTGCCCTTTCAAAAATATACCGAGAACTATTGCAAGAGGTGGCCTCTGGCTCCCCTGAAGCTATAAAAATATTTGATACGACCAAATATATGTGTGATCTGGAACGCGGCGTCTGTGATCCCTATAAAGACGGTCGGCTCTTGTACAGTTATTCTGACCATATTTCAGATTATGCTGGCGGGTTAATCGGTAAAGATTTAAATGTGTTTCTCCTTGATCACGTCGCTCCATGA
- a CDS encoding glycosyltransferase family 39 protein translates to MALLLVQMGMVTASFLVLLVLPTLPLAIFFLPKRDWPEIVLGAILIGASCQAAIGLTWSHLVGQSPQAETALYLVFFVGLSLLIFLSRRSRQSLQHLLSIRFGKRYRPLLLILVAAFTVRSLHPMQTAALGQSDAYTHLHYLRYLTEEARLFNIVYPTGYHWILALPVLVFGLDPYVVARFGGAFFGTALVLAIYVLLDRLMNRRSAVFGSFCAACFPGMNLLIKTGIGAFANQFGLLLIPCILYLYSLLAGKNRKQHGSPMLFVIACLGLAASVPMMLLHLFIIFVMERLVALVRTRQHWLRQTMFLVVLCLPAVSLTGFHFWQAGSGQRFNTARVLMQYGGEEKATTEKIVHKVQQATKKQPVTRSRLVDTIIVSPYFHLVVDFFTIKRFGFANLSIDLMGWSLLSLFISCLGYGFYRQQMGTVLLGIWGALTTVQASTGFLQFSSYQREGWSLLVATCCLAGLLAGILYRRLGQYRVMQAAVFLSMSAMAWWTFRHPPGHPVLQSSAESLLIETVRSVGGDQAALQQECSNKESRPICGLSGLFSEELPLTIVTRHFVGWQNQGEIVANVLPPDSPVSVLTVDSAQGITEQFSPDRQYLVLLDQEKMVQPHEIISAFAMVAPSQVAAVLRQQKHLYRANERILSYLSQLSKNDWLIENKILSKNLTAYAVVPQLQER, encoded by the coding sequence ATGGCTCTACTTCTCGTTCAGATGGGTATGGTGACAGCGAGTTTCCTTGTACTCCTAGTCCTTCCTACTTTGCCTCTTGCGATTTTTTTTCTGCCGAAACGGGACTGGCCGGAAATTGTCCTTGGGGCCATCCTGATCGGAGCCAGCTGTCAAGCAGCCATCGGCCTTACTTGGTCGCATCTGGTTGGTCAGTCTCCACAAGCTGAAACAGCGTTATATCTCGTTTTTTTTGTGGGTCTTTCGCTGCTCATTTTCTTGTCGCGTCGTTCACGTCAATCTCTTCAGCACCTGCTCTCTATCCGCTTTGGAAAGCGGTACAGGCCTCTTCTGCTTATCCTGGTTGCCGCCTTTACTGTTCGTTCTCTCCATCCTATGCAGACTGCGGCCTTGGGCCAATCCGACGCCTATACCCATTTGCATTATCTCCGCTATCTTACGGAAGAGGCCCGGCTTTTTAATATTGTCTATCCGACAGGGTATCACTGGATTTTGGCGTTGCCTGTCCTGGTCTTCGGGCTTGATCCCTATGTCGTTGCCAGATTTGGCGGAGCCTTTTTCGGGACAGCTCTGGTCCTGGCAATTTATGTTCTGCTTGATCGGCTAATGAACCGGCGTTCAGCAGTGTTCGGTAGTTTTTGTGCGGCCTGTTTTCCCGGCATGAATTTACTTATAAAAACCGGTATAGGGGCCTTTGCCAATCAATTCGGTTTGCTGCTTATTCCCTGTATTTTGTATTTATACAGTCTGCTTGCCGGGAAAAACAGAAAGCAGCACGGCTCGCCGATGCTTTTTGTTATTGCCTGTCTTGGGTTGGCTGCTTCTGTCCCGATGATGTTGCTCCATCTTTTTATTATTTTTGTTATGGAACGCCTTGTGGCGCTGGTGAGAACCCGCCAACATTGGTTGCGACAAACCATGTTTCTTGTCGTGCTCTGTTTACCCGCTGTCTCGTTAACCGGTTTTCATTTTTGGCAGGCAGGATCCGGGCAACGTTTCAACACTGCCCGGGTTCTTATGCAATACGGGGGGGAAGAAAAGGCAACCACGGAAAAGATTGTGCATAAGGTGCAGCAAGCAACGAAAAAGCAGCCAGTAACTCGTAGCAGGCTTGTCGACACCATTATTGTCAGTCCTTATTTTCATCTGGTGGTGGATTTTTTCACAATAAAGCGATTCGGTTTTGCCAACCTCTCTATCGACCTGATGGGGTGGTCGTTGTTGTCCCTTTTTATCTCTTGTTTGGGGTACGGTTTCTATCGTCAGCAGATGGGGACTGTGCTGCTCGGTATTTGGGGAGCCCTGACCACTGTTCAGGCTTCGACCGGTTTTCTCCAGTTTTCTTCGTATCAACGGGAAGGGTGGAGTTTGCTTGTCGCGACCTGCTGTCTTGCAGGACTGCTTGCCGGGATACTGTACCGTCGGCTTGGTCAGTACCGAGTAATGCAGGCCGCTGTATTTTTGAGCATGTCTGCAATGGCGTGGTGGACGTTTCGCCATCCCCCCGGACATCCTGTCCTGCAAAGCAGTGCAGAAAGTTTGTTAATTGAGACGGTACGATCCGTGGGCGGAGATCAAGCTGCCCTTCAGCAGGAATGCAGCAACAAGGAGAGCAGACCTATTTGTGGACTGAGCGGGCTTTTTTCAGAAGAGCTGCCGTTGACCATCGTCACCCGGCATTTTGTTGGCTGGCAGAATCAGGGTGAAATTGTCGCCAATGTTCTCCCGCCGGACAGCCCCGTTTCGGTACTCACGGTCGATAGTGCCCAAGGTATTACAGAACAGTTTTCTCCTGACAGGCAGTATCTAGTCCTGCTTGATCAGGAAAAAATGGTGCAGCCCCATGAGATCATCTCAGCCTTTGCTATGGTTGCCCCGAGTCAGGTCGCAGCGGTTCTCAGGCAGCAAAAACACCTTTATCGGGCAAATGAAAGAATATTATCGTATCTCTCACAGTTATCGAAGAATGACTGGTTGATCGAAAATAAAATATTGTCGAAAAATTTAACCGCCTACGCGGTGGTACCGCAACTGCAAGAACGTTGA
- a CDS encoding glycosyltransferase — translation MIDITLLLPVYNGERYLCETLQSLLSQTYTAFELLIIDDGSTDNSASIIQSFDDPRIRLLKNPERLKLSGALNRGMKEAKGKYIARMDADDIALPQRLQLQFEYMEAHPAIGVCGTAIEIFGQGSPRKDIYPATSDAIRAYALFDCPFCHPSVMMRKDMFLQHDLWYDGAYYPTEDYELWARATELFPTVNLDEILLRYRVHDNSMTGSDWDAMDKQAARVALPLLHKLGIQPSEEELRLHRNIGRGRSCQLRDMAEVEQAEQWLQRLIQVNKNTKCYEPVIFARTIALIWFRVCMNSSSLGFVLLSKYATSNLRTQDIKTTSNLLTLLASVVKQQLGRITN, via the coding sequence ATGATTGATATTACGTTACTGCTTCCGGTGTATAATGGTGAGCGTTATTTGTGCGAGACTCTCCAGAGTCTTTTGTCGCAGACCTACACAGCCTTTGAGCTTCTCATTATAGATGACGGCTCAACAGATAATTCAGCGAGTATAATTCAGAGTTTTGATGATCCTCGTATTCGTCTCTTGAAAAATCCAGAACGGCTGAAACTTTCCGGTGCCTTGAATCGCGGTATGAAAGAGGCCAAGGGAAAGTATATCGCCCGGATGGACGCAGATGACATTGCTCTTCCTCAGCGCTTACAGCTCCAGTTTGAGTATATGGAAGCACATCCTGCAATTGGGGTGTGTGGCACTGCGATTGAGATTTTTGGGCAGGGAAGCCCCCGGAAGGATATTTACCCGGCAACATCTGATGCGATCAGGGCATATGCCCTTTTTGACTGCCCATTTTGTCATCCCTCCGTTATGATGCGCAAGGATATGTTTCTCCAACATGATCTTTGGTATGACGGTGCATATTATCCCACAGAGGATTATGAGCTCTGGGCACGGGCAACAGAGCTTTTTCCCACGGTAAATCTGGATGAGATCCTGCTTCGTTATCGGGTTCATGATAACAGTATGACAGGATCTGACTGGGATGCTATGGATAAACAGGCTGCACGGGTCGCTTTGCCTCTTTTGCATAAATTAGGCATACAGCCGTCAGAAGAAGAACTCAGGTTGCATCGAAATATCGGGCGAGGTCGAAGCTGTCAGCTGCGGGACATGGCAGAAGTGGAACAAGCTGAGCAGTGGTTGCAACGATTGATCCAAGTAAATAAGAACACAAAATGTTATGAGCCGGTGATTTTTGCCCGTACCATCGCCTTAATCTGGTTTCGTGTCTGCATGAATTCCTCATCCCTTGGTTTTGTCCTGTTGAGCAAATATGCTACAAGTAATCTGAGGACACAGGACATAAAGACAACCAGTAATCTGCTTACTCTTCTGGCTTCTGTTGTTAAGCAGCAGTTGGGTCGGATAACGAATTGA
- a CDS encoding glycosyltransferase family A protein, whose amino-acid sequence MTSPTISVIVCTHNREDFLRPCLNSLYQQTLSQEQYEVLVVDNVSTDGTEAVCQAYKIHENFKYIFESIPGLSQARNTGWQHGQGRYIAFIDDDATALSDWLEKILVSFQGIDPEPDWVGGPVNLVWEKEPPAWLTREYFSALGWVDWGTEARLLDPRTEWLVGCNCILKRATLEKFNGFDTRLGRKKDLLLSGEEVQLHHRIQAAGGSFYYHPGVKVNHHVAAFRVKPTYFYRRYYWGGVTDYIMAKTLRDVPAQYMAEQPEQSQLTRLITNIFRCSGLFSSYDTAVASRIYMAYVIGWLRAAVKFSWRNVDLESL is encoded by the coding sequence ATGACATCTCCGACCATCTCTGTCATTGTCTGTACCCATAATAGGGAAGATTTTTTGCGGCCCTGCCTAAACAGCCTGTATCAGCAGACTCTGTCACAGGAGCAGTACGAGGTGCTGGTTGTTGACAACGTATCTACAGATGGAACAGAGGCTGTTTGTCAAGCGTATAAAATTCATGAAAATTTCAAGTATATCTTTGAATCGATTCCCGGACTTTCTCAGGCACGGAACACCGGCTGGCAGCATGGGCAGGGACGGTATATAGCCTTCATTGATGATGACGCGACAGCTCTTTCTGACTGGTTAGAGAAAATTCTTGTGAGCTTTCAGGGAATCGATCCTGAGCCCGATTGGGTGGGCGGACCGGTTAATCTGGTCTGGGAAAAAGAGCCTCCAGCATGGTTGACCAGAGAGTATTTTAGTGCCTTGGGCTGGGTTGATTGGGGAACAGAGGCCCGGTTGTTGGATCCTAGAACGGAATGGCTGGTGGGGTGTAATTGTATTCTCAAGAGGGCGACGCTAGAAAAATTCAATGGCTTTGATACGAGATTAGGGCGAAAAAAAGACCTTCTTCTTTCCGGCGAGGAGGTACAGCTCCATCATCGGATACAGGCCGCTGGCGGTAGCTTTTACTATCATCCCGGAGTAAAGGTTAATCACCATGTTGCCGCTTTTCGTGTCAAACCTACGTATTTTTATCGGCGGTATTATTGGGGGGGGGTTACAGACTACATTATGGCCAAGACGCTTAGGGATGTCCCGGCCCAATATATGGCTGAGCAGCCAGAACAGAGTCAGTTGACCCGACTTATAACGAATATTTTTCGTTGCAGCGGCCTGTTTTCTTCTTATGATACAGCAGTGGCAAGTCGTATTTATATGGCCTATGTGATAGGGTGGCTGCGGGCGGCGGTCAAATTCTCTTGGCGCAACGTGGACCTGGAATCATTATGA